One Balnearium lithotrophicum DNA window includes the following coding sequences:
- a CDS encoding Tll0287-like domain-containing protein, which translates to MKNLSIFHKVLIVFGIVVLLASFSFLHLINKTYEKALITQGRNIAQLVITFRKWIANYGAVWTKDKYEEDKGYLLALEGQNGTLKSYGTNEVLGTIPAFHFYAHNPALATRELSGLTSSDYGWSFRAVSDRYLSPTDKPDKWEIKAISKIKEEFKKGSKTGEFWGWDRNKFRFAKALKVKKGCLKCHC; encoded by the coding sequence ATGAAGAACCTGTCCATCTTTCACAAAGTTTTAATAGTTTTTGGAATCGTTGTTCTATTGGCTTCATTTTCATTTTTGCACCTAATCAATAAAACTTACGAGAAAGCTCTGATAACACAAGGTAGGAACATAGCTCAACTTGTAATCACCTTTAGAAAGTGGATTGCAAACTACGGGGCTGTCTGGACAAAGGACAAGTACGAGGAGGATAAAGGTTATCTTTTAGCCCTTGAGGGACAGAATGGAACTTTGAAAAGCTACGGAACTAATGAAGTTCTCGGTACTATTCCCGCTTTCCACTTTTATGCTCACAACCCTGCCCTTGCCACAAGGGAACTCTCTGGTCTAACGAGCAGTGATTACGGTTGGAGCTTTAGGGCCGTTTCAGACAGGTACCTCTCTCCAACGGACAAGCCAGATAAGTGGGAGATAAAGGCTATATCAAAAATAAAGGAAGAGTTCAAAAAAGGTAGTAAAACTGGGGAATTTTGGGGATGGGACAGAAACAAATTTAGATTTGCCAAGGCCCTGAAGGTTAAGAAAGGGTGTTTAAAGTGTCATTGTTGA
- a CDS encoding helix-turn-helix domain-containing protein: protein MKQLKKFKGASLHISNTPFKKTIKRGTKIKTKLDLTKDPNVRKRLKWIQHYEKHQNARLTCRYFGISPTTFYKWKNRYKKYGLEGLKDRNKRPHRVRQPQ, encoded by the coding sequence ATGAAACAATTAAAGAAATTCAAAGGTGCATCCCTGCACATATCAAATACACCCTTCAAAAAAACAATCAAAAGAGGAACGAAAATCAAAACCAAACTCGACCTAACAAAAGACCCAAACGTGAGAAAAAGACTTAAATGGATTCAACACTACGAAAAACACCAAAATGCAAGACTAACCTGCAGATACTTCGGAATAAGTCCAACCACCTTCTACAAATGGAAAAATAGATACAAAAAGTACGGTTTAGAAGGCCTCAAAGACAGAAACAAAAGACCTCACAGAGTAAGACAACCTCAGAT